The Salarias fasciatus chromosome 16, fSalaFa1.1, whole genome shotgun sequence sequence CCTGGCACAGCACACAGCTCTGCAGGAGGGGCAGGAACTCCTGCTGTCTTGCAGCATAGACACCTCGAACCTGGAGGGAAGCTTTTTCTCCGTGGCGTTCCTCCGGGAAGGCGTGGAGCTGGCCCGCATCGGCCCCACCGGCGTCCTGTCCGTGGGGCCGGAGTACAGCGGCCGCGAGAACCAAGGGGAGCTCCGAGCCGCCCGGACCGGGAGCAGAGATTATCGTCTCATTTTACGGCCTGTCAGAACCGAGGACCAGGGAGAGTATAAATGTAGAGTATGGCCCGAGGAAAGAGGCCTTGATGGTGTTTTTACACGAGGAGCATCCCAGGACTCCAGCTCCCAGCTGGTCAGCATCTCAGCCACAGGTCCGTCACACTCGGCAAATACTGGATCAGACACTCTGATCAAATGAAGTTATTCAGGCACTGATTCATTATAATTAAAGTCTTTTCTGTATTAACAAAAGTTAACGGATTTATTTGAATCCACCACCTCTCGCCTCTTCCCATCACAGACAGTGGGCTGTCAGTTAAAATGCAGGACGCTGCCAGTGTTGCCGAAGGAGACAGGCTGAGGCTTGCCTGTGAAGTGGAAGGTGTCAAAGGTCGCCTCACTGTCGCCTGGCAGTACAAATCCAGCTCCACGCCGGCAGCCCTGTTCACCAACGTCATCGGTCTGAGTCAGGAGGGCGTCATCGAGGAAACGGAGGAGTTCAGGAGCCGCGGCGCAAGAGCAACGCGCCCAGCAGCCAACGTCTTCGTCTTCGAGCTCGATGAGGTCAAGCTCTCCGATTCAGGCGTCTACCAGTGTGCTGTGTCCGAATGGAACACCAACAGTAAGGTCCACAGCCAGTCACAAGCTGCCGCTGTTACAGTCACGCCTTTAGGTAAGATGTGTTCCTGAATTATTcatgaaaatgatgaaaactaTACATGCACCACTGATATAAACTGAGATAGATAGTCATGGTGATGATTATTGTAGCTTAGACAGCTGGTCAAACTATGCAAGAACCAAAATGAGAGGAAGTTTACTGAACACACTCATCCTCATTTTGAGCATCGCATGAGCCACCCTTATTGTCCAATTTAACAAGAAAATATCAAGAGTGCACACGAGACAGGACAGTCTTGTTTTCCGGGGGAAgattattcattttaattaacATGCATTTTGAACTCAGTCAAGGGAAAAGCTGTAAGAATTAAAGAAGTTGTCTAATGGAGTAAAGTATAGCGCTGGGCTCTCTTCCAAGGCTTGAAGTCTTGGTAACATCAGTTTGTTGGATTTTTAAAGGCATTTTGGCATAATTCTGCATAATTAAGAAaataatcctgttttttttaaaagatcgTTCAATAGTTTTCACTTTTAAGTGAAGACAAAGGTGTTAATTCAGAGGTACTTAATGTTGATGTGACAGAGCATTTTAATGGCGACCTCattattaaaaatatgtttaacTTTGTCTGAAGTAAAGAAATTATACTGATAATACTGATTAGACTGAAGGAACGGGGACTTTTCattattgtgaaaacaaaagatgaaaaacaataGGAAGTGCAATGTTTCACATTCTGCTCACACCTTCAACACTCTTTCACCGAGCTTTCTTTCTTGCCTGCTGCTGACAACCGTTCTGGACGGAAGATACGAAAGTGGTTCTGATAAGCCGTAACAACAAAGCAAGTGTCGGGGACGACGTGGACATCATGTGCCGAATCCGAGGGCCTCACATACCAGTGACGGTGACCTGGAGCCTGCAGCGCGACGCCGCCACTCTGGACAATATCCTGACGGTGTACGCCGACGGGGCCGTCAGCTGGTCCTTCTCCCAGCACCACTACCAGCTGAAGGTGGAAAAGCAAAATCAGCAAGTCATCCACTATCTGCAAATCGTCGGCGCCAGCCAGAGAGAGGCCGGCAAATACCAGTGCAGCGTGTCCGTCTTCCTGCATAATGTGCACAAGAAGCTGTCTCAGTCCAATCAGGTGGCAGTGGTGGTGGAGAACCCAGGTACTGCCGAGGTTTCTGATAGGACACGTCTAATGTGTGTTTGGAATCCTCTCTCCTCACTCCCGTCCTGTTATAACaactttgtttctcttttttagAGAGTGAGCTTGCCCTGTCATCCCCTCCAGTCTTGAAAACAAACGTCAACATGGACATAAGCATAGCCTGCTCCATCATCTCCAAAGTCTCTGTGTCTTCCCTCTACGCCGTCACCTGGGAGCTTCAGCAAGACGGAACCAATAAGACCATTGCGCGCTCGGATCGGCACGCCGCGGTAACGTTTGGGCCCCAGTTTGAGGAAAACCAGCGACAGCGGATCAGTATGATCCGCACTAAAGGACGTGGGTTTGAGTTGACTGTTCGCCAAGTGACGTCCACGGACGGGGGGATCTACGTATGCAAAGTGGAGGAATGGCTGCAGGATCCTCGTGGCGACTGGTATCTGCTCACAACTGTGTCCCGAGCCTCGAAGCTCACTGTCATTGAGCCTGgtaaatgaatcatttttaaatttcttgAATAAAATTGCATCTTTTTAGCTGAATTCAGTTCAAATCAGATAATAATTGATGCAAGGTGGAACAGTTTCACCTAGGCCCGATCAGGCTAACAGTAAATGCTGCAGGTTTGATCTCCTCAATCAGTGATGCATACGTACGTTTGAGTCGTTGTTTATTGCATTTGAAGTTACTGTACGGGAGTATTTCTGTGACGAGCCAGGCTCGCCTTTTCCACATGTTTTGGTCGTTCCACTCAGTTAAGCTAATTGTCTGCTCCCTGCAGCTTTGTTTTAACTCGCTGGCTGTGATAGTGGTGTCAGACATCTCATTTAACTGTCTGAACGAAACACGCGGGTATAGTTCCCAAAATAATATAGCAGTAGTCAGTGCACTGACAGTATAATGTTACAGTGGGCTTTTCTGCATGTCTGGATGGATTTTGCTGACTTGCGTTGGACAGCCAAACAggtcttatctttttttttcgaCAGCAGAATGACCAGCTCTGCCtatccctcctctctccttgcTTTCCCTTAATGCCTGATGCTTGTTCTGCTGTGTGACGTACTGTACATCTGTTCTTCTTTCCTGCCGTTTTCAGTTTTGCAGATGTATTTCATTGTGGTCTTTTTATGCTTTCTCTCTATGCAAAGCCTCCTAATCTTCCTTTTGTCTCGTTTTCCTGATTTCTCCCTTGTCTCTTTCTGTACCTAGGAATTTAATTAAAGTCTCATTGATTGGTTTGGCTTGTCACACTGAAGTTTAATAAGATGTTTCTCTTTAACGgcgcgccttttttttttttctctccacagaacCAAATCTCCTCCTTGTAAAGCAGGAAGGGGAGCTGAATGTAAGCCTGTCTCAGAATTTCATGATCCCATGTCACATTGCCCGTCAGTCCAGCAATGAATCCAGGTTCCAGGTCACGTGGTTCTGGCAGAAACAGGCTGAATC is a genomic window containing:
- the LOC115403023 gene encoding immunoglobulin superfamily member 3-like, coding for MMRLSLPSVWRAKVLLCLNLLLQCGEARVQTEAQAGPLYRVLGAPLAISCNVSGFRDEASVKHFSFYINKPANPGLDINIISTNDRGFGFAIYQQRVRSGEIFITRVSPNSVIFEIQSLQRGDEGDYDCSVENSEYTYDGSYSVKTAVKVIDDSLSVSSPASTSLSFNEGEALTLTCQASSNTIQHTHLSFAWYLQRDGEDDARPVISLDRDFTLRPGRGFEARYQAGLVRLDKLGEATYRLKVSQLELSDQGKIHCQAQEWIQDPDRSWYPIATKDAEKITLEVKAREVKPDSLSLAVRILAQHTALQEGQELLLSCSIDTSNLEGSFFSVAFLREGVELARIGPTGVLSVGPEYSGRENQGELRAARTGSRDYRLILRPVRTEDQGEYKCRVWPEERGLDGVFTRGASQDSSSQLVSISATDSGLSVKMQDAASVAEGDRLRLACEVEGVKGRLTVAWQYKSSSTPAALFTNVIGLSQEGVIEETEEFRSRGARATRPAANVFVFELDEVKLSDSGVYQCAVSEWNTNSKVHSQSQAAAVTVTPLDTKVVLISRNNKASVGDDVDIMCRIRGPHIPVTVTWSLQRDAATLDNILTVYADGAVSWSFSQHHYQLKVEKQNQQVIHYLQIVGASQREAGKYQCSVSVFLHNVHKKLSQSNQVAVVVENPESELALSSPPVLKTNVNMDISIACSIISKVSVSSLYAVTWELQQDGTNKTIARSDRHAAVTFGPQFEENQRQRISMIRTKGRGFELTVRQVTSTDGGIYVCKVEEWLQDPRGDWYLLTTVSRASKLTVIEPEPNLLLVKQEGELNVSLSQNFMIPCHIARQSSNESRFQVTWFWQKQAESERPIFTVHRNSTFQQSLRFDLRFDHPLPNQFSVTVLKPNPEKSGTYFCEVEEWLPSPSGWRRAAVDRSGELIVRVSEKGHAEAVSGCNSAVWIAVVVIILILLIAVVVLLMVKICRGKMSGGKKAGQSLWAEQHALKPSGGD